The Candidatus Margulisiibacteriota bacterium genomic interval ATGCGCATTGAGCGCGGCGAGAATTCACCGACGCTGGACACTCTCCTGAAAATAATCGACGGACTGGACATTTCGGCGGCTGAGTTTTTTCGCAATTTTAAGGAGCATTAACTTAATGCGCCGCCTTGACTTGTCCATACAAAACTTGTATAATAGCTACAATTCTTGTATAGAGGTGCTTTATGACCACAGCAACAGTTAATATTTCTTTTCAAAACAACCTATTGTCTCAAATTGACGATGTGGCCAGATTGGAATCACGTTCACGTTCAGAATTGCTGCGCGAAGCGGCGCGGCTGTATATTGAGCGCAAACAAAAATGGCAAAATATCTTTAATCTCGGAGAAAGCCTTGCCGCCAAAAACAAACTTCGTGAAAGTGTTATTATGAAAGAAATCAAATCTCTCCGCAAATACCGCTCATGAAGCTTGTTCTGGATACTAATATTTTTATTTCCGCTTTTTATTGGGGTGGCAAGCCGCGGCAGGTTTT includes:
- a CDS encoding ribbon-helix-helix domain-containing protein, which translates into the protein MTTATVNISFQNNLLSQIDDVARLESRSRSELLREAARLYIERKQKWQNIFNLGESLAAKNKLRESVIMKEIKSLRKYRS
- a CDS encoding helix-turn-helix domain-containing protein, producing MRIERGENSPTLDTLLKIIDGLDISAAEFFRNFKEH